A stretch of the Cellulomonas sp. WB94 genome encodes the following:
- a CDS encoding TIGR01777 family oxidoreductase: protein MDIVVAGSRGLIGSALVPALRAHGHHVRRLVRGTPSAPDDVEWDPDAGRLDPSALAGADAVINLAGAGVSDRPLTRARKRTVLLSRTRTAGLLATTMAGLESGPRVLLQSSGIGAYGDRGTDLLDEHEPLGTTFFADVVRQWEASTALAVEAGLRVAHLRSGIVLAPRGGALGRLLPLVRAGLGGPLGSGRQYWSWITLPDEVRAIIHLLDVPVHGPVNMVAAADTNADVTRALAHAVHRPAVLRVPAWAVRIALGDFAPELLGSIRATPRALTDSGFVPVHPDLASAVRYVTA from the coding sequence ATGGACATCGTCGTTGCCGGCTCGCGCGGACTCATCGGCTCTGCGCTCGTCCCGGCGCTCCGGGCGCACGGTCACCACGTCCGACGCCTCGTGCGAGGGACGCCGTCCGCGCCCGACGACGTCGAGTGGGACCCGGACGCCGGCCGGCTCGACCCGTCGGCGCTCGCGGGCGCTGACGCGGTCATCAACCTCGCCGGCGCCGGCGTCAGCGACCGCCCGTTGACGAGGGCCCGCAAACGGACGGTGCTGCTGTCCCGGACGAGGACCGCCGGCCTCCTGGCCACCACCATGGCCGGCCTCGAGTCAGGTCCCCGGGTGCTGCTCCAGTCGTCGGGGATCGGCGCCTACGGAGACCGCGGCACCGACCTGCTCGACGAGCACGAGCCGCTCGGCACGACGTTCTTCGCGGACGTCGTCCGCCAGTGGGAGGCCTCGACAGCTCTCGCGGTCGAGGCCGGCCTCAGGGTCGCGCACCTGCGCAGCGGCATCGTCCTCGCACCGCGCGGCGGTGCGCTCGGACGTCTGCTCCCACTCGTGCGTGCCGGTCTCGGCGGACCGCTCGGCTCCGGTCGGCAGTACTGGAGCTGGATCACGCTGCCCGACGAGGTGCGGGCGATCATCCACCTGCTCGATGTGCCCGTGCACGGTCCGGTGAACATGGTGGCCGCCGCCGACACGAATGCCGACGTCACTCGTGCGTTGGCCCACGCCGTGCACCGGCCGGCTGTGCTGCGCGTGCCGGCGTGGGCCGTGCGGATCGCCCTGGGTGACTTCGCCCCGGAGCTCCTGGGGTCGATCCGTGCGACCCCCCGCGCCCTCACCGACAGCGGCTTCGTGCCGGTGCACCCGGACCTCGCATCAGCTGTGCGGTACGTCACGGCGTAA
- a CDS encoding flavodoxin domain-containing protein, with amino-acid sequence MRILVTVASRHGATREIGEVVAEVLREAGHEVEALDPDEVRTVETYDAAVLGSSVYVGRLAAALRELVDREAGQLAARPVWLFWSGPVGDPLVPPAPPDDVASVATRTGAHPPRCFAGRLDRQKLGLAERALVAMIDAEQGDFRDMDDVRSWASSIVDQLAGRPPRR; translated from the coding sequence ATGCGGATCCTGGTCACGGTGGCGTCACGCCATGGTGCGACGCGCGAGATCGGCGAGGTCGTCGCCGAGGTGCTGCGCGAGGCCGGCCACGAGGTCGAAGCGCTCGATCCCGACGAGGTCCGGACCGTCGAGACGTATGACGCGGCGGTTCTCGGCTCCTCGGTGTACGTCGGACGGCTGGCGGCAGCCCTGCGCGAGCTCGTCGACCGCGAGGCGGGTCAGCTCGCGGCGCGACCCGTGTGGCTGTTCTGGTCCGGTCCCGTGGGCGACCCGCTCGTTCCGCCGGCCCCGCCCGACGACGTCGCCTCGGTCGCCACCCGGACGGGAGCGCACCCGCCGCGGTGCTTCGCGGGCCGTCTCGACCGCCAGAAGCTCGGGCTGGCCGAGCGCGCGCTCGTCGCGATGATCGATGCCGAGCAGGGCGACTTCCGGGACATGGACGACGTGCGCTCCTGGGCGAGCTCGATCGTGGACCAGCTCGCCGGGAGGCCGCCGCGCCGCTGA
- a CDS encoding MarR family winged helix-turn-helix transcriptional regulator, giving the protein MATEMPGAPERRIPARATSTDPADWPVGRLLSAAARRVEREWNAHLATWDLNHASMPVLLHLLQRPRSQRELASASGVTEQTMSRILARVERTGYVTRAPDENDHRKYVITITDVGRSVAMLAADPRPAEAMTTRGLTPEQVEQLRRLLAIVAAPHVDGPAPSTSTRPVADDEPDEVAG; this is encoded by the coding sequence GTGGCTACCGAGATGCCAGGGGCGCCTGAACGGCGGATCCCTGCGCGCGCGACGTCGACCGACCCCGCCGACTGGCCCGTCGGGCGCCTTCTCTCCGCCGCTGCACGGCGCGTCGAGCGCGAGTGGAACGCCCACCTGGCCACCTGGGACCTCAACCACGCGAGCATGCCGGTGCTGCTGCACCTCCTGCAGCGCCCGCGCTCACAACGTGAGCTCGCGAGCGCGAGCGGCGTCACCGAGCAGACGATGAGCCGGATCCTGGCGCGCGTGGAGCGCACGGGCTACGTCACGCGTGCGCCCGACGAGAACGACCACCGCAAGTACGTCATCACCATCACGGACGTGGGTCGTTCTGTCGCGATGCTCGCCGCCGATCCCCGCCCGGCCGAGGCCATGACCACGCGCGGCCTCACCCCGGAGCAGGTCGAGCAGCTTCGGCGACTCCTCGCCATCGTCGCCGCCCCCCACGTCGACGGGCCGGCGCCCTCGACCTCTACCCGGCCCGTGGCCGACGACGAGCCCGACGAGGTCGCGGGTTAG
- the sucB gene encoding 2-oxoglutarate dehydrogenase, E2 component, dihydrolipoamide succinyltransferase, whose translation MSDNVQLPALGESVTEGTVTRWLKNVGDTVAVDEPLVEISTDKVDTEIPSPFAGVLEQILVQEDETVQVGAVLAVIGSGQPGGSADAAPAEAAPAEAAPAEAAPAEAAPSELVEQPAAPAEPAPAAPTEAAPEAPAATGTPVGAEVTLPALGESVTEGTVTRWLKAVGDAVEVDEPLLEISTDKVDTEIPSPFAGTLLEIRVQEDETVSVGAVLAVIGSGAAPAPQAAAPAAPAEAAPAPAAAAPAPVAAPAEATPAPVPAPVAAPVAAPITAQHAAPVPAASGTYLTPLVRKLAAEKSVDVSTLAGTGVGGRIRKEDVLEAAAKAAEAAKAAEAAKAAEAAKAAAAASAPAPATAKAPAKAPAPLEVSPLRGTTEKASRLRQIIAERMVDALHSQAQLTTVIEVDVTKVALLRARAKNDFKAREGINLTFLPFFVLAAIEALKVHPKVNGVLEGNQITYHGHENIGIAVDTPRGLLVPVIRDAGDLNLAGIARKIGDLAVRTRDNKVTPDELSGATFTVTNTGSGGAVFDTPIVPGGTSAILGTGAIVKRPVVMTDADGGEVIAIRSMCYLALSYDHRLVDGADASRYLATVKARIEEGAFESEVGI comes from the coding sequence ATGTCTGACAACGTGCAGCTTCCCGCACTCGGCGAGTCCGTCACCGAGGGAACCGTCACCCGGTGGCTCAAGAACGTCGGCGACACCGTCGCCGTCGACGAGCCGCTGGTCGAGATCTCGACCGACAAGGTCGACACCGAGATCCCGTCGCCCTTCGCGGGCGTGCTCGAGCAGATCCTCGTCCAGGAGGACGAGACCGTCCAGGTCGGCGCCGTGCTCGCCGTGATCGGCTCCGGCCAGCCCGGTGGATCCGCCGACGCCGCACCGGCCGAGGCGGCACCCGCTGAGGCCGCACCGGCCGAGGCCGCGCCTGCTGAAGCCGCGCCGTCCGAGCTCGTCGAGCAGCCCGCGGCACCGGCGGAGCCCGCCCCGGCCGCACCGACCGAGGCCGCACCCGAGGCGCCGGCCGCGACGGGCACCCCCGTCGGCGCCGAGGTCACGCTCCCGGCACTCGGCGAGTCGGTCACTGAGGGCACCGTCACGCGGTGGCTCAAGGCGGTCGGCGACGCGGTCGAGGTCGACGAGCCGCTGCTCGAGATCTCCACCGACAAGGTCGACACCGAGATCCCGTCCCCGTTCGCCGGCACGCTCCTGGAGATCCGTGTCCAGGAGGACGAGACGGTCTCGGTCGGCGCGGTCCTGGCCGTCATCGGCTCCGGCGCGGCCCCTGCACCGCAGGCCGCCGCACCGGCAGCGCCGGCCGAGGCGGCACCGGCACCGGCCGCGGCAGCCCCCGCACCCGTCGCGGCTCCGGCCGAGGCGACGCCTGCTCCGGTTCCTGCTCCCGTGGCCGCTCCCGTCGCTGCGCCCATCACGGCACAGCATGCGGCGCCCGTCCCGGCAGCGTCGGGCACCTACCTGACGCCGCTCGTCCGCAAGCTGGCCGCCGAGAAGAGCGTGGACGTGTCCACGCTCGCCGGCACAGGTGTGGGCGGCCGGATCCGCAAGGAGGACGTGCTCGAGGCCGCAGCCAAGGCGGCTGAGGCGGCCAAGGCGGCTGAGGCGGCCAAGGCGGCTGAGGCGGCCAAGGCGGCCGCGGCGGCGAGCGCACCGGCCCCGGCCACCGCGAAGGCACCGGCCAAGGCCCCAGCACCGCTCGAGGTCTCGCCGCTGCGCGGCACGACCGAGAAGGCCAGCCGTCTGCGTCAGATCATCGCCGAGCGCATGGTGGACGCGCTGCACAGCCAGGCGCAGCTCACGACGGTCATCGAGGTCGACGTGACCAAGGTCGCCCTGCTGCGGGCACGCGCGAAGAACGACTTCAAGGCGCGCGAGGGCATCAACCTCACGTTCCTGCCGTTCTTCGTGCTGGCCGCGATCGAGGCCCTGAAGGTCCACCCCAAGGTCAACGGCGTGCTCGAGGGCAACCAGATCACGTACCACGGCCACGAGAACATCGGCATCGCCGTCGACACCCCGCGTGGTCTGCTCGTCCCGGTGATCCGGGATGCCGGTGACCTCAACCTCGCCGGGATCGCCCGCAAGATCGGTGATCTCGCCGTCCGCACGCGCGACAACAAGGTCACGCCCGACGAGCTCAGCGGTGCGACGTTCACCGTCACGAACACCGGCTCGGGCGGTGCGGTGTTCGACACGCCGATCGTCCCGGGCGGCACGTCCGCGATCCTCGGCACGGGCGCGATCGTCAAGCGCCCCGTCGTCATGACCGACGCCGACGGCGGTGAGGTCATCGCCATCCGGTCGATGTGCTACCTCGCGCTGTCGTACGACCACCGTCTGGTCGACGGCGCCGACGCGTCGCGCTACCTGGCGACGGTCAAGGCCCGCATCGAGGAGGGTGCGTTCGAGTCCGAGGTCGGCATCTGA
- a CDS encoding Gfo/Idh/MocA family oxidoreductase: MSDSLRVGLVGYGASGRGQHAHLLREVGQRITHVVERDPSRAAAARTDWPGVVIDPDVATMLARAAELDLVVVASPTGSHMANVNAALEARLPVVVDKPIATSTHDARALARTAEAHSGRLTVFQNRRWDAEQLTLRQVLDSGELGNVHTFERRWERWRPVPQQRWKELDVVAGGLLLDLGSHLVDSAVQLFGPVVSVYAELRSLTTPVDDDVFLALHHAAGPNGVQVHSHLQTGALVGAPGPRTRVLGDAGAYLVTSFEAEPTPFSVVDDVPHTKRDHAHVTHEGWIVRGSERVPVSRAPGGPSDFYRAVVRWLTVGGPVPVNPWDAVRTAAVLDAARESSREHRVVTLR, encoded by the coding sequence ATGAGCGACTCGTTGCGTGTCGGGCTGGTCGGGTACGGGGCATCGGGGCGTGGCCAGCACGCGCACCTCCTGCGCGAGGTCGGTCAGCGGATCACTCACGTGGTCGAGCGCGACCCGTCGCGCGCCGCTGCGGCGAGGACCGACTGGCCCGGTGTCGTCATCGACCCGGACGTCGCGACCATGCTCGCGCGTGCCGCCGAGCTCGACCTCGTCGTCGTCGCGAGCCCGACGGGCTCGCACATGGCGAACGTCAACGCCGCACTCGAGGCACGACTGCCCGTCGTCGTCGACAAGCCGATCGCGACGTCGACCCACGACGCGCGAGCCCTCGCACGCACCGCCGAGGCGCACAGCGGCCGACTGACCGTCTTCCAGAACCGCCGGTGGGACGCCGAGCAGCTCACTCTCCGTCAGGTGCTCGACTCGGGTGAGCTCGGCAACGTCCACACCTTCGAGCGGCGCTGGGAGCGGTGGCGTCCCGTCCCGCAGCAGCGGTGGAAGGAGCTCGACGTCGTCGCGGGCGGCCTGCTGCTCGACCTCGGCTCGCACCTCGTCGACTCGGCGGTCCAGCTGTTCGGTCCCGTCGTCTCCGTGTACGCCGAGCTCCGATCGCTCACGACACCAGTCGACGACGACGTCTTCCTCGCCCTGCACCACGCCGCAGGGCCGAACGGCGTGCAGGTGCACAGCCACCTGCAGACCGGCGCGCTGGTCGGGGCGCCTGGTCCGCGCACCCGGGTGCTGGGGGACGCCGGGGCCTACCTGGTGACGTCGTTCGAGGCCGAGCCCACGCCCTTCTCCGTCGTCGACGACGTCCCGCACACGAAGCGCGACCATGCGCACGTCACGCACGAGGGCTGGATCGTGCGGGGGTCCGAGCGCGTCCCGGTCTCGCGTGCACCCGGCGGCCCGTCCGACTTCTACCGTGCGGTCGTGCGCTGGCTCACCGTCGGTGGCCCGGTGCCCGTCAACCCGTGGGATGCCGTGCGGACAGCCGCGGTGCTCGATGCCGCGCGGGAGTCGTCGCGCGAGCACCGCGTCGTCACGCTCCGGTAG
- a CDS encoding class I SAM-dependent methyltransferase — MASGARSSWNHNTHFHPLVLRGLRIGATALDVGCGEGLLSRRMLAAGAGHVTGLDASAPMIELARGLSAGEPRATALDYVVADVLDAAELGTFDLVACVATLHHLGLDRGLERLRGLTAPGGRLVVVGLARPSTALDRALDGWSVPVNRVATAVRGYWEHPAPVRDADETYDDVRAAAARTLPGSTFRSRLYWRYTIEWRAPA, encoded by the coding sequence GTGGCGTCCGGAGCCCGATCGTCCTGGAACCACAACACGCACTTCCACCCGCTCGTGCTGCGCGGTCTCCGGATCGGCGCCACGGCGCTCGACGTCGGCTGCGGCGAGGGTCTGCTGTCGCGCCGGATGCTCGCCGCAGGAGCCGGCCACGTCACCGGCCTCGACGCCTCAGCGCCGATGATCGAGCTCGCGCGAGGGCTCTCCGCCGGTGAGCCGAGGGCCACTGCCCTCGACTACGTCGTGGCCGACGTCCTCGATGCGGCAGAGCTGGGGACCTTCGACCTCGTCGCGTGCGTGGCGACGTTGCACCACCTCGGTCTCGACCGTGGACTCGAGCGCCTGCGCGGGTTGACCGCCCCGGGCGGACGTCTCGTCGTCGTCGGCCTTGCTCGCCCCTCGACCGCGCTCGACCGGGCGCTGGACGGCTGGAGCGTCCCGGTGAACCGTGTCGCGACAGCCGTGCGGGGCTACTGGGAGCATCCAGCGCCCGTGCGTGACGCCGACGAGACGTACGACGACGTCCGCGCCGCGGCGGCCCGGACCCTGCCCGGCAGCACGTTCCGGTCGCGGCTCTACTGGCGCTACACGATCGAGTGGCGGGCGCCTGCCTGA
- the lipA gene encoding lipoyl synthase, whose amino-acid sequence MTIAPEGRRMLRVEARNAETPIEKKPDWIKTRATMGPEYSELKGLVKREGLHTVCEEAGCPNIFECWEDREATFLIGGDQCTRRCDFCQIDTGRPADFDADEPRRVAESVQAMGLKYATVTGVARDDLDDGGAWLYAETVRRIHALNVGTGVELLIPDFNAVPALLDEVFSSRPEVLGHNLETVPRIFKQIRPGFRYDRSLSVLAAARAAGLVTKSNLILGMGETNDEVVEALHALHDAGCDLLTITQYLRPSVRHHPVDRWVRPEEFVELSQEAERIGFLGVMAGPLVRSSYRAGRLWGQAMARRGEEIPANLAHLGEPRTSRQEASSLLAR is encoded by the coding sequence GTGACGATCGCTCCTGAGGGCCGCCGGATGCTCCGAGTCGAGGCCCGCAACGCCGAGACTCCCATCGAGAAGAAGCCGGACTGGATCAAGACCCGGGCGACCATGGGACCCGAGTACTCCGAGCTCAAGGGGCTCGTGAAGCGCGAAGGTCTGCACACGGTGTGCGAGGAGGCGGGCTGCCCGAACATCTTCGAGTGCTGGGAAGACCGCGAGGCGACGTTCCTCATCGGCGGCGACCAGTGCACGCGCCGGTGCGACTTCTGCCAGATCGACACCGGACGTCCCGCAGACTTCGACGCCGACGAGCCACGCCGGGTCGCCGAGTCGGTCCAGGCGATGGGCCTGAAGTACGCCACGGTCACAGGGGTCGCTCGCGACGACCTGGACGACGGTGGCGCATGGCTGTACGCCGAGACCGTGCGACGGATCCACGCGCTCAACGTCGGAACGGGCGTCGAGCTGCTCATCCCCGACTTCAACGCGGTCCCCGCGCTGCTCGACGAGGTCTTCAGCTCGCGCCCCGAGGTCCTCGGCCACAACCTGGAGACCGTGCCCCGGATCTTCAAGCAGATCCGGCCCGGCTTCCGTTACGACCGTTCGCTGTCGGTGCTCGCGGCCGCACGCGCGGCCGGACTCGTCACGAAGTCCAACCTCATCCTCGGGATGGGCGAGACGAACGACGAGGTGGTCGAGGCGCTCCACGCACTGCACGACGCGGGCTGCGACCTCCTGACCATCACGCAGTACCTGCGGCCGTCCGTCCGTCACCACCCCGTGGACCGTTGGGTCCGGCCCGAGGAGTTCGTCGAGCTGTCCCAGGAGGCGGAGCGCATCGGGTTCCTCGGCGTGATGGCCGGGCCGCTCGTCCGCTCGTCGTACCGCGCCGGCCGGCTGTGGGGTCAGGCGATGGCCCGCCGCGGCGAGGAGATCCCGGCGAACCTCGCCCATCTCGGTGAACCCCGGACCTCACGGCAGGAGGCGTCGAGCCTCCTCGCGAGGTAG
- a CDS encoding DUF4191 domain-containing protein, which produces MARQSTPSPASPPKVKKTRWYHQVWQAYTMTRKTDPAVTWFVLGAVVGILAIGLIIGLVIDRWLYMLLLSLPFAVLAGMFILARRAESAAYAQIEGQPGAARAALGTIRRGWTFAEEPVAVDPRTQDLVFRGVGRAGVVLVSEGPPNRIGKLLESERKRTARVVSGAPITIIQAGDGEGQVPLRKLPRAVQRLKPTLTKQEVAEVMKRLTALGAIRLPVPKGVDPMRARPDRKGMRGR; this is translated from the coding sequence ATGGCCCGTCAGAGCACTCCCTCCCCCGCCTCGCCGCCCAAGGTGAAGAAGACCCGGTGGTACCACCAGGTGTGGCAGGCGTACACGATGACCCGCAAGACGGACCCGGCGGTCACGTGGTTCGTGCTCGGCGCCGTCGTCGGCATCCTGGCGATCGGCCTCATCATCGGCCTGGTCATCGACCGGTGGCTGTACATGCTGCTGCTCAGCCTCCCGTTCGCGGTGCTGGCCGGCATGTTCATCCTCGCGCGCCGGGCCGAGTCGGCGGCGTACGCGCAGATCGAGGGCCAGCCCGGTGCTGCCCGCGCCGCGCTCGGCACGATCCGGCGCGGCTGGACCTTCGCGGAGGAGCCCGTCGCCGTGGATCCCCGCACGCAGGACCTCGTGTTCCGCGGCGTCGGCCGCGCGGGCGTGGTCCTCGTCAGCGAAGGTCCGCCGAACCGCATCGGGAAGCTGCTCGAGTCCGAGCGCAAGCGCACCGCGCGAGTCGTGTCCGGCGCTCCGATCACGATCATCCAGGCCGGCGACGGCGAGGGCCAGGTGCCGCTGCGCAAGCTGCCGCGGGCCGTCCAGCGCCTCAAGCCGACGCTCACCAAGCAGGAGGTCGCCGAGGTCATGAAGCGGCTCACCGCGCTCGGTGCGATCCGTCTGCCGGTCCCCAAGGGCGTCGACCCGATGCGCGCGCGCCCGGACCGCAAGGGCATGCGCGGCCGCTGA
- a CDS encoding RDD family protein, producing MRASMGGWLDGPPAGAAGDSGTSRGARLGLPPTGSGSLAPLGRRLVALLVDWAACSAISAAFFQSDAMAVVGVLAIENVVLVGTLGTTLGHRLLGLRVVRVVRADPERTGPVEPAAQPGLLAGAVRAVLLCLVIPAVVWDADGRGMHDRLAGTVIVRR from the coding sequence ATGCGCGCGAGCATGGGTGGCTGGCTCGACGGTCCACCCGCGGGTGCGGCGGGGGACAGCGGGACGTCGCGCGGAGCACGGCTCGGCCTCCCGCCGACGGGCTCCGGGTCCCTTGCGCCGCTCGGACGCCGGCTGGTCGCCCTGCTCGTCGACTGGGCCGCGTGCAGCGCGATCTCGGCGGCGTTCTTCCAGAGCGATGCGATGGCGGTCGTCGGGGTCTTGGCGATCGAGAACGTCGTGCTCGTCGGCACCCTCGGGACGACGCTCGGCCACCGGCTGCTCGGCCTGCGTGTCGTCCGGGTGGTCCGCGCGGATCCCGAACGAACAGGTCCCGTCGAGCCCGCGGCGCAACCCGGTCTGCTCGCGGGCGCGGTCCGCGCGGTGCTGCTGTGCCTCGTCATCCCGGCAGTCGTGTGGGACGCCGACGGCCGCGGCATGCATGACAGGCTCGCCGGCACGGTGATCGTCCGCCGCTAG
- the lipB gene encoding lipoyl(octanoyl) transferase LipB produces the protein MQFVELDLGTRRVAYQPTWDLQREVHAQVVSGEREDTTLLCEHESVYTAGRRTASWDRPADGTPVIDVDRGGRITWHGPGQLVGYPIVRLASPIDVVRYVRALEEAVIRVCADLGLVAVRVDGRSGVWFPADDPSVPGARRDRKVAAIGVRVARGVTMHGFALNCDPDLTDFDRIVPCGISDADVTSLSQEAGRRVTIEEALPLVRAHLPVALAAVTAAGRSSASTAAVPA, from the coding sequence ATGCAGTTCGTCGAGCTCGACCTCGGGACCCGCCGGGTGGCGTACCAACCGACCTGGGACCTGCAGCGCGAGGTGCACGCCCAGGTCGTCTCCGGTGAGCGCGAGGACACGACGCTGCTGTGCGAGCACGAGAGCGTGTACACCGCGGGACGCCGCACCGCGTCGTGGGACCGCCCTGCCGACGGCACACCCGTCATCGACGTCGACCGCGGCGGCCGCATCACGTGGCACGGCCCCGGTCAGCTCGTCGGCTACCCCATCGTCCGGCTCGCGAGCCCGATCGACGTCGTGCGCTACGTCCGGGCGCTCGAAGAGGCGGTCATCCGGGTGTGCGCCGACCTCGGTCTGGTCGCGGTGCGCGTCGACGGCCGCAGCGGGGTCTGGTTCCCCGCGGACGACCCGTCCGTTCCCGGGGCCAGACGCGACCGCAAGGTCGCGGCGATCGGGGTCCGGGTGGCGCGCGGCGTGACCATGCACGGTTTCGCACTGAACTGCGATCCCGACCTCACCGACTTCGACCGGATCGTGCCGTGCGGGATCTCGGATGCGGATGTGACGTCGCTCTCGCAGGAGGCGGGTCGTCGCGTCACGATCGAGGAGGCTCTCCCGCTCGTGCGTGCCCATCTCCCCGTGGCTCTCGCTGCGGTCACCGCAGCGGGCAGGTCCTCGGCGTCGACCGCGGCCGTCCCAGCCTGA
- a CDS encoding MMPL family transporter, with amino-acid sequence MILSMLSKSRGPVLRAIVIVAVLFAWLGVGGLGGMAQGKLSQVQTNDAAAFLPASAESARAGTASTGFVDVETLPVLVVLQPEDGTAVTPAQLAAVQGLAAEIGTTAIPGADPATGDPATLGDVLVGPAVVVPSQDGKALLVPLSLDGARAGDVLASEKGVTGAVVQGLRDTLDSQLGATATSAGSVGLQAWVTGPGGFVADLVNAFGGIDSVLLLVALGAVLLILVVVYRSPFLPFMVIFSAVFALCAAALAVYHLADAGLLTLNGQAQGIMSILVVGASVDYALLLVARYREELHHTESPHTAMARAVRASIAPIAASAGTVIAGLLCLMLSDLASNRSLGPVGAIAILSAFLASMTFLPALLLVLGRRSRALFWPRRPRVIDDVSQTTSIGAIARPTADVLTGLWGRIARFVGAHARPVWVVTALVLAAGAAFLPTLHASGTSQTAVFLTDVDAVSGEKVLADHFAAGTVQPAIVIAPEADLDAVAAAAEAVPGVDTVTPYTGSGGAGAPAGSTTGEQSPPKVVDGQVRIDVATTAAADTQEAVRTIEALRVAVHAASPDAVVGGAAAESLDTQQSGTRDLRVIVPLVLAVILLILMLLLRSVVAALVLMAANVLSFAAALGVSAIAFNHVFGFPGADPSVPLFAFTFLIALGVDYSIFLMTRVREESLRVDTREGVLRGLAVTGGVITSAGVVLAATFAALGVIPLLFLAQLAFIVSFGVLIDTLIVRSLLVPALVHDIGRRTWWPSALARPKG; translated from the coding sequence ATGATACTCAGCATGCTGAGTAAATCTCGTGGCCCGGTGTTGCGCGCCATCGTCATCGTCGCCGTCCTGTTCGCCTGGCTGGGCGTCGGCGGGCTCGGCGGCATGGCGCAGGGCAAGCTCTCGCAGGTCCAGACCAACGATGCCGCCGCGTTCCTGCCGGCATCGGCCGAGTCGGCCCGGGCCGGAACCGCCAGCACGGGCTTCGTCGACGTCGAGACGCTGCCGGTGCTCGTCGTGCTCCAGCCGGAGGACGGTACCGCGGTCACGCCCGCGCAGCTCGCCGCGGTGCAGGGACTCGCCGCCGAGATCGGGACAACGGCGATCCCGGGTGCCGACCCGGCGACCGGCGACCCCGCAACCCTCGGCGACGTCCTCGTCGGGCCCGCGGTCGTGGTCCCGTCGCAGGACGGGAAGGCGCTGCTCGTCCCGCTGTCCCTCGACGGCGCGCGAGCGGGCGACGTGCTCGCCAGCGAGAAGGGGGTGACCGGAGCGGTCGTGCAGGGCCTGCGGGACACGCTCGACAGCCAGCTCGGCGCCACGGCCACCAGCGCAGGCAGCGTGGGCCTGCAGGCCTGGGTCACCGGGCCCGGGGGCTTCGTTGCCGACCTCGTCAACGCGTTCGGAGGGATCGACAGCGTCCTCCTGCTCGTCGCGCTCGGCGCGGTGCTGCTCATCCTCGTGGTCGTGTACCGCTCGCCGTTCCTGCCGTTCATGGTGATCTTCTCGGCGGTCTTCGCGCTCTGCGCCGCGGCGCTCGCGGTCTACCACCTCGCCGACGCGGGCCTGCTGACCCTCAACGGCCAGGCGCAGGGAATCATGTCGATCCTCGTCGTCGGCGCCTCGGTCGACTACGCGCTGCTGCTCGTGGCGCGCTACCGCGAGGAGCTGCACCACACCGAGAGCCCGCACACCGCCATGGCGCGCGCCGTGCGTGCCTCGATCGCGCCGATCGCCGCCAGCGCGGGCACCGTGATCGCGGGTCTGCTGTGCCTCATGCTCTCCGACCTCGCGTCGAACCGGAGCCTCGGACCCGTCGGCGCCATTGCGATCCTCTCGGCGTTCCTCGCCTCGATGACCTTCCTGCCGGCCCTGCTCCTCGTCCTCGGACGCCGCTCGCGCGCCCTGTTCTGGCCGCGTCGCCCGCGGGTGATCGACGACGTGTCGCAGACCACGTCCATCGGCGCGATCGCGCGGCCCACGGCGGACGTCCTGACCGGGCTGTGGGGGCGCATCGCCCGGTTCGTCGGAGCCCACGCCCGCCCGGTGTGGGTCGTCACCGCCCTCGTCCTCGCCGCCGGCGCGGCGTTCCTCCCGACGCTCCACGCGAGCGGGACGAGCCAGACCGCCGTCTTCCTGACCGATGTCGACGCCGTCAGCGGGGAGAAGGTGCTGGCCGACCACTTCGCTGCCGGGACCGTGCAGCCGGCGATCGTCATCGCGCCCGAGGCTGACCTGGACGCGGTCGCCGCGGCCGCCGAGGCCGTCCCGGGTGTCGACACGGTGACCCCCTACACGGGGTCTGGGGGAGCAGGTGCCCCCGCCGGCTCGACGACGGGGGAGCAGTCGCCGCCCAAGGTCGTCGACGGACAGGTTCGGATCGACGTCGCCACGACGGCCGCGGCCGACACGCAGGAGGCGGTGCGCACGATCGAGGCCCTCCGGGTCGCCGTCCACGCGGCCTCTCCGGACGCCGTCGTCGGTGGTGCGGCAGCCGAGTCGCTCGACACCCAGCAGTCCGGCACGCGGGACCTGCGGGTCATCGTGCCCCTCGTGCTCGCGGTGATCCTCCTCATCCTCATGCTGCTGCTCCGGTCGGTCGTCGCGGCCCTCGTCCTCATGGCCGCGAACGTGCTGTCCTTCGCGGCGGCGCTCGGCGTCTCGGCGATCGCCTTCAACCACGTGTTCGGGTTCCCGGGCGCAGACCCGTCCGTGCCGCTGTTCGCCTTCACGTTCCTGATCGCGCTCGGGGTGGACTACTCGATCTTCCTGATGACGCGCGTCCGCGAGGAGAGCCTGCGCGTCGACACCCGGGAGGGAGTGCTGCGCGGCCTGGCCGTGACGGGAGGCGTCATCACCTCGGCAGGCGTGGTCCTCGCGGCGACGTTCGCCGCCCTCGGCGTCATCCCGCTGCTGTTCCTCGCCCAGCTCGCGTTCATCGTGTCGTTCGGCGTGCTGATCGACACCCTGATCGTGCGCAGCCTGCTCGTGCCCGCGCTCGTGCACGACATCGGTCGTCGCACGTGGTGGCCCAGCGCCCTCGCTCGTCCGAAGGGGTGA